GACTTAGTTTTGACACTTCCCAGCATTAATTGCAATAGCACTTTCCATAGtgaaaaaactggaaacacaCGCTCGACAGCTGAGGAATTGTTAAGCAAATTCTAGTACATCCAtaccatgaaaaagaatgcaattACCCAGTGTATATGCACGGCAATTATTTCTCAATTTGTGTGATGTataatgtttgcttttttaaattttcttagtttttacataccgacttttctttatttctcagatTTTCTACAATAGGATTGTAttctataataagaaaaaaatttttttaaattattatttatttatttggctgcattgggtcttagtcgCAGTgtactggctcagtagttgcggggCGTGCACTTAGTCGCcccttggcacgtgggatctgagttccccaatcaggaatcgaacctgcatcccctgctttggaaagaagattcccaaccactggcccaccaaggaagtccgaagaaaagaattattttaatattctgcTCATCAGTAACTAGCACAGGGTTTTCAGATTCTACACAAAGGGTGAGTTCTTGACTCCTGTAAGCCTAGAGCACGGAGCACAGAGGATGGCAGGTTTCCATTCACCAAAGTGAGGCCGCCACGTGGCCAGGCCCAAGTGTGGTCTACGGTTCATTTGTCTGACAGTCCGGAATTCTGGAAAGTTCTGGTCAGTTAAAAAAATTTGATTTGGAAAGGCTGAATTATTTCACATTGTTCCTATAGAAATTTTGTTGACATTTTTCAGACCTCAAACTTTTCCAACTTGAGCAATTCAAATTCGCGTAAAATGAAACCATGATGAATAACCCACACGGCAAATAACtggaagaatccgcctgcaatgcaggagaccctgtttcagttcctgggtcgggaagatctgctggagaagggacaggctaccactccagtattcttgggcttcccttgtggctcagctggtaaagaatctgcctgcaatgtgggagacctgggtttgatccctgggttgggaagatcccctggagtagggaaaggctacccactccagtattctggcctggagaactccatggaccatTCAGcccaggggattgcaaagagtcggacgtgactgagagatTTTCACAGAAAACATActataattgattaaaaaaaaccaGTTTCACTTGTCATATCAAAGACTTAATGACCATGTCAAAATTTGATAGGCAGGCACCTTCTCTAAGCAAACAGTATATTTATTGATATGTAAGATGATTAACTTCTGTTATATGAATTCCATTGCACCAGACACACGAAAATTTACAGGGTGTCCATAAAGCTGGAAACACAGGtgaatatgcatgtgtgcatagtcacttcagttgtgtccagctctttgcgaccctatggactgtagcccaccaggctcctctgtccatgggattttccaggcaagaatattggagtggattctcataccctcctccaggggatcttcctgacccagggatcgaacctgcgtctcctgcattgcaggcgagaATTCTTTACcgtggagccaccagggaagcccaaaggtgaGTATACGTAATACAATTAAGGACAGTTTCAAAGTGTAAAATActtgcacacatacacacgcacatacacgCACAATGCTTCCAGACTTTATGTAGAATCAAGTCCCACATACCTGGAATCCTGTTCAGTGTCACCCAGAAATGCTCATCAGGAGAGTACGTGTCCCTCGACCACTCAAGTAAGTCAAGAGCCCTCTGGTCTCGGAGAACAAAATTAACAAATTCTCTTGTAAGCGCTACGTAGGTGGAACCGAAGTAAATGGTGAGATTATGGGGAGGAGGCGTTTTTCTTATCCAAGTCCACAGCGTAAAGGAAAACAAACTGTATCTCTGCTCCAAGTGCCTATATTTAGTCCTTCTGATAATGTGAGGAGGAGGCAGCACCCCGGGGGTGATGTTTTTCCCTTTAAATCCTTTGAGATGCTGGATGATCTCCCGGTTGGTTTTCAGGGGGAAATCTTGCCCGCAAGTGTTGATGGTGTATTTCCATGGGACCTCCGAGTCTATGAGGTCTTGCAGGCAGTTCAGGTCAGCCTGGAGCCTGGAAATTCCTGCGTAGACCACAGACTCCATCTTGGAAGCCAGGAAGGCATTTGGGAAGCAGCTCAGTAATTGCTCCACTGCATCTTTAAATTCAGCTCTCGCTTTCTCATCCACATGAACACAGTAGACATTCTGAGGCATGTAGACAGCCCTGAAGAGCCTCTGGAATGTATCCAAGTCTTTGTGGATGACCATGACATATGCCAGAGGGAACTCAGCTTCTTCTTTGGACAGAGGTTTCGTTATGTAGTGATTCTGGGTCAGGTATTGTTGGCAAGTTATGTCTTTCAGTGGCGTCATTGGTATATTTCCACCCAAGATTTTCTTTCCTGCTTCAACCATGTCACAGGCCTCTGCAAGCACCGAAGAGTTTGCAATTTTCCCCACTAGCAGATGTTTCGGCAGGTTGAAATTGTTGATATACAGGAACGAAAGAGTTATAGAAATGGCCATAAATCCCACAACAAACTTGAACATCTTCAGCGTCATGCTTCCCACCACCTCTCCTGTGCTCGTCACTCTGTATCGTTACAAAGTCAGCCGCAGCTTCATCCTCTGACTGTTGGAGAATCAACTCCTTCTTCTTATTTTGAGCAAGAAGATAAATACTGCCTCTCACTTAAGGGTCAAGGGGTCAACCCCAAGCTTGACGTTCTTCTTTTACAACGAAGGGACTGAGTGGATCCAAGAACATGAGGCACTGGGGCCAGTGGAGCAAGAACTGCGTGGTGGTGTTGCCTTGGTCCAGCTCAACCTCAAGTTAAGACTCTGTCACGGCTGCCAACTCAGGGTGTtctgggagggcagggaggaggaagtTGAATGTGGGTCCTTCTTACAGCCCTTTTACCCCCGCCAGAGGGACACCTCATCACCGTGACTGATGTCATCTTTAAGCTCAGGGGACAGCTTATGTCTTCGGTTTGGGGACCGTCTCACTTTTCATGAGTCACTTTTCATGAGCCGGGGTCATCACCGGCACTTACTGATACTAATCTTGACGGCACCCAGAATTTCTCAACAGGAGTGTATCCCTCTacataaagataaaaatcaagaaTTCATTGAAATGCAGGATTGGATGGAATCGTGCAGATCATTCAGACCAGCTCACTCAAGTTGCAAATGCAGCGCCTTGAAAATGAACCGTCATTGATGTTttatcacactttttttttttggctgtactgagtggcatgcggaatcttcgtTCCCtggccaaggatcgaaccccggGCCCCCTACGGTGGAAGCatatagtcttaaccactggactgctagggaagtccctctatcACACGCTTGGCTCCACTTTCTCACTGATGGTCTGGGAGGTGAGCATGGGCATTATACCCACAGGAGACTGAAGCACACTTGCCTGACTCTAGCAAGGTTTCGACTCTAGCAGAGTGGAGAACATTCTACCTGGAACGTTCTCTTCCCACACGTTCCTTGATGAGACCCTCCTGTCCACCAGGGCCTTGGGTGGCACCTTCCCTGCCCCCCACGTTCAGGTTAGGAGCCCTTCCCGCTCCACTAGGGCCCGGCGCCCCACTCTCGTCTGTTTGCCCCGCCACCAGCCCATGGAAGGTGACTTCTGTCTACTGGTCACAGTGTTTTTGGCACCTAGTTGATAGTAGACATGCATCATAAAATTAAGTCTGGTCGCTCTTCTTCCCTCTACACCAGGGGTGGGCAAAGCTACAATGGGCAtcctggcggggtggggggcaatccacctgtcatttttttttttttttggccgcatagcatgtggaatcttaggtcCCCGacaaggaatcgaacccgtgcCACCCACATTGAAAGGGCAGAAGGGCAGAGTCTTCATttttgaaagcacagagtcttaaccactggactgccagagaagtccctgccatatgtttttgtacagtttgtgtgcattttaaaaaatatcctttaCCGCTATATCTTGATTTACTGATTTTAGACACTGTATACTGACTTTCTTCCATGGTAGATGAGAACTCAGTTCTTCCACGCCGTGCACGCATGCTAAGCCGctttagtcgtgttcaactctttgggatcctggggactgtagcccaccaggctcctctgtccaagggattctccaggcaagaatcctggagtgggctgccatgccctccactGTGTGCAGTTTTGAATGGCTGAAAGAaaattggaagaaagaaaaaacatttcatgGCACGTgagattcaaatttcagtgtccatgaATACAAGGCCATCGGACCATAGCCATTTGTTTACAGACTGTAAACACAGAGAATCCACTAAATGGATTGTTCTGTTGGTCTTTTCTGCACACAGTCACTTGGAGAGTCTCACCTGAGACTCAAGTGCACTGGAAATTCAGAGAACAACGCTTTGCCTGACTCCAGCGTGACTCTAACTTTGGCAAAATGTGGTGCTGCCACTCAGAGGCCGTGTGGCACATTGCTCGGCCTGGTGGACTATCTCTTGCTTGACAGGAGGGAGAATTCTTGCCATTACAGCGTTTTATTCCCCACTAGACTGGGGGCAACTCAGAAGGAAGAACCTGTCTTTGAAGACATTAGAAGTGCTCAACGTGGTGTTTGAGCATTGCTGAAAAAACCTGCCAGATCTCAAAATCCCAACCCCACCACAGTCTCCACAAGGACATTTACGAATGTCTCAGGAGGAAGCGAATTGTTTTGCTGATATATAGCAAATTGTTTTGCTATGCTGTTTTATAACTTCCATACATCTCATTAAGtcactgggggacttccctggcagtctagttgttgcttccactgcagggggctcaggttcaagccctactcagggaactaagatcctacatgttgggtctggggccaaaaaaaaagtcattgaaaACGAAGACATCTAACAGAGGTTTTGAAAAAATGGGACAAGAGACAAATTAGATCAGGTGGAAGAAAAAAGCAAGCAAGGTCTGGAACCCAGGGTACTATTGGTAATTCTTTGGAATGTTCTGGCAGCAACTGCTAAGGAGCCTGGAGAGCATATGAAGGCAGTGAGATGCATCGCTTCTATTATTCATTGCAGAATTAGATATGTcttaagaataaaaaatttcCCAATGTCCTAGGCACACACATCAAAAATCAAGTCTTTTTATTTTAGTGCTTCTCTTGTAATTTAGagttttccctggtggttcagatggtaaagaatccacctgcaatccaggagacccaagttcaatccctgggtcgggaagattttctggagaaggaatgtGAGTCCCAGTCTAGTCGGTGAGGGTCTTAGGAATCACGTGGCGGTCAGGGTTAGAAACCCACCCAAAGAAGTTCCGTTGTATGAGATGACTTGTCTGAGGCCCCCCCACTGATGGCAGCCTGGGTTGGAATTCAAGTCCTATCCAACTGGCCCCAGAGCTGGACTTCTTTGCAGGCATGGAGCCCCCGTCCTGTCTCCATAtccagctcatctgtttcagaacAGAAtcaagaaggcagagcactgggcttccctggtggtccagtggataagagtctgcctgccgatgcaggggacaccagttcgatccctggtccaggaaagtTCCACAGGCCATGGAGCGACTAAGCCCGGGCACTCTGCtatagctactgagcctgtgcttcagagcccatgttccacagcaagagaagcccctgcaatgagaagctgagCACCACACACCTAGGGAGTAGCTTCCACTCTACATCCAGAGAAACCCCAAGCACAGCCGAAAGTaacttaataaatacataaaattatcattttaaaaaaggaaggcaGAGCATCATCTTGTTAGACTTCAGCTGGGAACGTTCAAGTCTGGTgactcaggcttttttttttttttttgtagctctGCACATGTGGGCCAAGGACCACAAATACTGATTTGGGGATTACAAATTTTAGAAAGTAGACAAATGTGCAAATTTAGAACCGGTGAATAATGAGGGGTACACTCAGAGGTGTAGGGGGTGCAGCCTGACTTTCAGACCATCTCAGCATGGCTACTGGGGCATCTGGTCCTGCAGCCACATCGGCAGCATGAGCCCCGAGTCACTAAGGTGCCAGCTGGCTTAAGTTTAACACTCTGTTAGGGGAGCTTAAACATTGACAGCTTTAACCTCCCGCTAAGTGGAAAACTGACCCCAGGTCCTCTGTGTCCATAAAGAGAATAAGCGTCAGTGTTCTTTCATGAATTGCGGCATCCACTGATCCTCTGATGTGATAACATTCTAGAGCATTTGGGACAAggtgcacgcgtgcacacacgaTTCTGTTACAGGGTTGCTTTCCTGGTAAGAAGAGCAGAGTTCTGGTTCTTGCACTTACTGTGTAAACTTGAGCAAGACTGGGAATCAGAGGAGCctagctgagagagagagagagacaaatagacacacacacaggcacgcatGCACTTtataggtttgtgtgtgtgtgggctcagtcgtatccgactctttgctaccccatggacgtaggccaccaggctcctctgtccataggatttcccaggcaagaaactggagcaggttgccgtttgctcctccaggggatcttcctgacccagggatcaaacccgtgtctcctgcgtcttctgcatcgcaggcggactctaccactgagtcacctacgAGTTACTTCTTGGCAAACTCCTTCCTTCATCTTCCCTTCCTGGGTTAACCTGCTCCCTAGGCATTAGTGGTTCagtctcagaattttccagaaccCCACATGTCTTCAGTAAAATCCCAGCCACCGAGACTAGCTAtgcagtaaaacaaacaaacaaaaaccccatcATTCATCAACATGGAGATGAGCTGGTCTGGGGTAGCCATGGAGCCACCGTCATGGTCTCAGTCTTAATGTAGAATGCGATCCAGATGAGCAATTATAATTAGCTAACTAAACAGATTTCCTATCGGTCTGGATCGATCATTAAGGCAGATGTTCTCATGAATCCAGGAGCATTCAGACCCTGGTCCCCTACCTTTGTGTGGATATAGATGGGACCTCTGACCGCTGGTTTCCGAGAGCCCCGAGAGTGCAGGGAGGGGTACTCCCCTGAAGCATGCATGtgcctccctctgcccccagcaTCCATTCTCCACAACCTACGACGGTCTCCTTATATCTCAAAAGCAGTTACAGGGCAGAATGCTTGGACAAGTTCAATCCTGCCCCAGTTCTAACCTTGCTTTGAGAAAAATGTGGTCATTTACATTTCTCCCCCTTAAAATTCCTGAGAAACTGTCTTCCACCCTCGAGTCTGGGCACCCCCATGAATCCTGGCTCACCCTCTCTCCTCGGATCAAAATGAGTAACTTGGGAAAGAGTTGTCCCTAAGGGCACTTAAAGGCTCATTAGACCTATTCTCAGCTGTTTTTGATTCTGGAAGAATTTATTTTCCATATGTGTCAGGAGCCCTGCTGACATCTGTGATGACACAGGGGGCTGAGCCTGACTCTGAACTTGGGGCTTCTGCTACGCTTTCCCCCTCCACCCCGGGCAACTCCACTGAGCCTCCCATGGGCTGGAAAGCTTGGGAGTGGCCAAGCTGACCGCCGCGTGGAAAAACTGGGTCATCAGAGGACAGTGGCCATTCCGGCAAAGAGGGCAAGAAGGTGGGGTCAAGAGTTAGTTTCCCTCACAGGCCAGTGGGTGCCTGGCAGGAAAGGGGCGAACGCATCACAGCTGCCCAAATCCCCGTGACAACGGGAGGAGACCGTTCTGATTCGAACTCCATCAGTACAAACCTCCAACAGTTTATTTCATTTGGGTCCTGCTTTGAGAGCCTTCTTGAAAGGAAAATAATGGTCAAGTCTCTCCCTGGAGGGTGAATCGGTGGGAGAATCAGGAAGCCTTTCCACTTTGCTTTGGTGACAATGGGGAGGTGGTACATGAACAGCGTGTACATGTCACAGGGCTGATTTGTGCTACTTATTTGAATTCGTGTCCAGAAGAGCCATTCTCACCGCTAGCTAAAGTCAGTGCCCAGCTGCTGTGGTCCTTGAAAGCACGTGGCCCGAGATGGTTGTCCTGGCTTCTCATTACCCCTCTGGCTGGACTTGTTCAGAGCTGGGCAGCAAGGAACAGACAGATCCGGGTTTAAATCACATCCCCGGCCCTCATCAGCTGTGTTCTTTGGGATATATTGttaaaatctttcagttcagttcagtttagtcactcagtcgtgtccgactctttgcgacctcatgaatcgcggcacgccaggcctccctgtctatcaccaactcccggagtttactgaaactcatgtccattgagtcaatgatgctatccagccatctcatcctctgtcatccccttttcctcctgcccccaatccttcctagcatgagggtcttttccaatgagtcaacactttgcaagaggtggccaaaatattggagtttcagcttcaacatcggtccttccaatgaacacccaggtctgatctcctttaggatgggctggttggatctccttgcagtccaagggactctcaagagtcttctccaacaccacagttcaaaagcatcagttctttggtgctcagctttcttcacagtccaactctcacatccatacaggatgGATCTTAAAATCTTTAGTTTTCATTTACTCtgtgtatcagtcagggttctccCAAGAAACAGAGCCTATACGgtctctcttctctgtctctctcgaTAGATCAATATCAAGAGAGACTGACTTATTTTATGGAATTTTTTGCTACCGTGATTTTGGAGGCTGGCAACTCTGCAATCTGTAGGTTAGACTGTCGGGTGAAGATCCTGGTGAGAGTTGATATGAAATTCAGGTAAAAGTTGAATAGGAGTCTTAAGTTTGAATTCCTACCAACAGGTAGGAAGCTCAGCAGGGTTTCTATGCTGCTTTCTTGAGGCAGGAGTGCTTCTAGAAACTTCAGTCTTCACTTTTAGAGTCTCCAACTCATCAGATGCGGGCCACCCACAACGTGAAGGGTAATCTCTGTTAGGTAAAGTTTGATTCAATTACACCTGCGGTCAATCCCATCAACAAAtcctttcacagcaacatctaaaCTAGGTTTGATCGAGAAATTGGGCACCAGAGCCTAGCCATGCTGATCCCAGAAATTAACCATCACGCTCTGTAAAGTGTGAGTAATGATCTTTACTTCTTCAGTGGATCCTTGTAAGACCTGAATAATTACACGGAAAGCTGCCACTGCGTCCTGCACACACGGGAGGTTGGAAAAGAGATGAACACAGTTATTGTCCTCATCTTTAATTTGAACAATTTTAAGTAAGAAGTTAGCCTAAGGTAGTAAAACTGTATGACCTTTCAGACAATTCTGGTGAAAATTCCAACTCTACCTAAAGGcaatgtggccttgggcaagacATTCTTTCCCCTAGGAACGTCGGTCTTTTCTCCTGGAAAATAGAGGTTAAATGGCCATCTTGCAAGACTGCTGGAAGTTGGAAGAATGCAAGTGAATGGCCTGGGACACAGTGCCTGCCACACAGCTGTCAACATGCTTGTGATTACTGACATTATTGTCATGGCATTATTGGGTAACTATCACTCCTGGGCCAAAGTCCTTGTCAGAAGCATTTCAGGACAGTCACACGGTGAGTGGGGTTTACAAGCAGCCGTATCTGAAAAACttatagtaaaaaagaaaacagtaccATAATAGGTAGGGcttttcccaggtggtgttactggttaagaatccacctaccaatgcaggagatgcaagagatgttggttcctatccctgggttgggatgatcccctggagtaggaaatggcaacctactccagaattcctgcctggaaaagagACAATTGTATCAATCCAGGTGTGAGATGATGGCAGCTTGGACCAAACTGGTAGTGATGGAAGTGGTAAGGAGTTGTCAATTTCTGCGTTTGTTTCACAGACAGAGATGAGAGAATTTTCTGGTGAAGAGGTTGTGGGGGTTGCGTAGAGATTGGCAGTTTTGACTGGACAAAGGAAGAGAGGATTCCTTCAAAacactggattggccaaaaagttcattaggGTTTTTCTGCAAGCTAAATATTACCCCTTGGATGTATGCGGTCAGGGGCTAACTTCCTTCTTTGGCTAGCCAAAGATAATACAGGAGATGAAGCAAGCTTGTGGACGTTGATATGGCAGGACAAACAAAACACTCTCTGCCCACATTGTGGTTTGTCAAGGGCTGTGCCTAGCAGGCAAGGAGCAGGAGCCACTGGGAGGCACTGGTATGCAGGGCCCAGCATGCACACCGGCCATCTAATGGAGTGATCGTGCACACAAGCCTTCAGAGTTCCAGACGTGGGTTAAAACTCCAGCTTTAACGGTGACTGGCTGTGTCCTTAGACCAGttccttaacctttctgagccttggtcttcttctctgcaaaatggggataaggaACTACTTCATAGAAATTTCACGGGAGAAGGATTTCTCCAGAggtcattcattttcatttg
This genomic interval from Bos taurus isolate L1 Dominette 01449 registration number 42190680 breed Hereford chromosome 23, ARS-UCD2.0, whole genome shotgun sequence contains the following:
- the LOC112443869 gene encoding N-acetyllactosaminide beta-1,6-N-acetylglucosaminyl-transferase — protein: MTLKMFKFVVGFMAISITLSFLYINNFNLPKHLLVGKIANSSVLAEACDMVEAGKKILGGNIPMTPLKDITCQQYLTQNHYITKPLSKEEAEFPLAYVMVIHKDLDTFQRLFRAVYMPQNVYCVHVDEKARAEFKDAVEQLLSCFPNAFLASKMESVVYAGISRLQADLNCLQDLIDSEVPWKYTINTCGQDFPLKTNREIIQHLKGFKGKNITPGVLPPPHIIRRTKYRHLEQRYSLFSFTLWTWIRKTPPPHNLTIYFGSTYVALTREFVNFVLRDQRALDLLEWSRDTYSPDEHFWVTLNRIPGKMRRGRRQSKANR